The Labeo rohita strain BAU-BD-2019 chromosome 19, IGBB_LRoh.1.0, whole genome shotgun sequence genome window below encodes:
- the tax1bp1a gene encoding tax1-binding protein 1 homolog A: MMSSACNTGLPAGGGGSVVMETSNFAHVIFQNVGKSFLPQAALECHYTLTPFITPHPKDWVGIFKVGWSSARDYYTFLWSPMPENYTEGSTVHRTIIFQGYYVPRSDGEFYQFCYVTHTGEIRGASTPFQFRPATPTGEELLTVEDEGNSDILVVTTKTGLLEQRVEEVQQECKELQKALRLLTQERDQLQERQRQHNQELQKGLREEKEEAQARVRQLEQDLLEITQKAVLKETELDCLRDKLQKAISERDSLQTQLKNERDEKELYKSHVRSAELENTKLSAELQMLKAVELNREVTIAQYQEELHRLRTERDTHPSDAGLKEQLRKAEEQLQATRQQAAMLGTELRDASGGRDRTMAELYRARQEAEDLRAHLTEAQEECRHAQNQLDRMRSQASQEVGRAGGGVGVVSELEAELQKEVEELKLRLNMAAEHYKEKYRECQRLRRQVTKLTQQQETQQGDCNRNDASTETTQELHTPDAETPPTDQYPAEIKPATQRDAERLGVEGRSGQEGKEKKKEEEEEDDDDEDEEEDDEEEEEEECSVSVEAELACMEEKWREQCTINENLKLLLASEEQQFKTKVAEKDREVSALRESLVVVTREKERLEKELRQCMNRVEAAGSRRSEVREPMMLRYPLPYPQDQPPLPLVPQQPAELQYGNPYSEQETRDGADGALSPEQTCRPPPLAPPPWGGPVVCSQPSRSLSPPDGLENPAEERPSGGDGEAPAVCDHQSLESNESHTSFCFDTRPDVHKRCPLCEVIFPPHFEQSSFERHVESHWRVCPVCSEQFPLDCQQHLYEKHVHTHFDDNVLNFDNFD; the protein is encoded by the exons gtTGGCTGGAGCAGTGCGAGAGATTACTACACGTTCCTCTGGTCTCCAATGCCTGAAAACTACACTGAGGGATCCACTGTTCACCGAACTATCATCTTTCAgg GATATTATGTTCCTCGTAGTGATGGTGAGTTTTATCAGTTCTGCTACGTCACACACACGGGTGAAATTAGAGGTGCGAGTACGCCGTTCCAGTTCCGCCCGGCCACGCCCACAGGAGAGGAGCTACTGACAGTGGAAGATGAAGGGAACTCAGACATACTGGTTGTGACGACAAAGACCGGACTACTTGAG CAGCGTGTAGAGGAAGTTCAACAGGAGTGCAAAGAACTGCAGAAAGCACTACGCCTCCTTACACAGGAGAGAGATCAGCTACAGGAGAGACAGAGACAACACAACCAG GAGCTGCAGAAAGGCCTGCgtgaggagaaggaggaggctCAAGCCAGAGTGAGACAACTTGAACAAGACCTGCTAGAAATCACGCAAAAAGCTGTTCTTAAAGAGACCGAACTGGACTG TTTAAGAGACAAGCTGCAGAAGGCTATTTCTGAGAGGGACAGTCTGCAAACACAGCTGAAAAATGAGAGAGACGAGAAAGAGCTTTACAAA TCTCACGTGCGCAGCGCCGAGCTGGAAAACACTAAACTCAGTGCAGAGCTGCAGATGCTGAAGGCGGTGGAGCTGAACAGAGAGGTCACCATCGCACAGTACCAGGAGGAACTGCACAGACTACGcacagagagagacacacaccCCAGTGATGCC GGTCTTAAAGAGCAGTTGCGTAAAGCTGAGGAGCAGCTCCAAGCCACCCGGCAGCAGGCCGCCATGTTGGGTACTGAGTTACGTGATGCCTCCGGCGGGCGAGATCGCACCATGGCTGAGCTGTACCGTGCCCGTCAGGAGGCAGAAGACCTGCGAGCCCATTTAACTGAAGCCCAGGAAGAATGCAGACATGCTCAGAATCAACTGGACAGGATGAGAAGCCAGGCATCACAGGAAGTG GGCAGGGCTGGAGGTGGAGTGGGTGTGGTTTCAGAGCTAGAGGCGGAGCTTCAAAAGGAGGTTGAGGAACTAAAGCTGCGTCTGAATATGGCTGCAGAGCACTACAAAGAGAAATACAGAGAGTGTCAACGTTTGCGAAGACAAGTCACTAAACTGACCCAGCAACAAGAGACGCAGCAGGGG GACTGTAACAGGAATGATGCCTCTACAGAGACCACACAGGAGTTACACACACCAGATGCAGAGACACCTCCCACAG ATCAATATCCTGCTGAGATCAAACCTGCAACACAAAGAGATGCCGAGAGACTGGGAGTTGAAGGCAGATCTGGACAGGAggggaaagaaaagaaaaaagaggaagaagaggaggatgatgatgacgaagatgaagaagaggatgacgaggaggaggaggaagaggagtgCAGTGTGTCAGTCGAAGCTGAGCTCGCCTGCATGGAAGAGAAATGGAGAGAACAGTGCACCATCAATGAAAACCTGAAGCTCCTGCTAGCCAGTGAGGAGCAGCAGTTTAAA ACTAAGGTGGCAGAGAAGGACAGAGAGGTGTCTGCTCTGAGGGAGAGTCTTGTGGTGGTGACcagggagaaagagagactgGAAAAG GAGTTGCGGCAGTGTATGAACAGAGTGGAGGCAGCAGGGAGTcgaaggtcagaggtcagagaGCCAATGATGCTGCGTTACCCACTGCCGTATCCACAAGACCAACCTCCACTTCCACTGGTACCGCAACAACCTGCTGAACTGCAGTACGGAAACCCCTATTCAGAGCAAGAGACCCGGG aTGGAGCAGATGGGGCATTGTCCCCAGAACAAACCTGCCGGCCCCCTCCTTTGGCTCCGCCGCCGTGGGGTGGTCCTGTTGTCTGCAGTCAGCCATCACGCAGTCTCAGCCCCCCTGATGGCCTGGAGAATCCCGCTGAAGAGCGGCCTAGC GGAGGTGATGGTGAGGCCCCTGCGGTCTGTGATCATCAGAGCCTGGAATCTAATGAGAGCCACACCAGCTTCTGCTTTGACACCAG ACCTGATGTTCATAAGCGGTGTCCCCTGTGCGAGGTGATCTTTCCGCCACACTTTGAACAAAGCAGTTTCGAACGTCACGTGGAGTCTCACTGGAGGGTATGTCCCGTCTGCAGCGAGCAGTTTCCTCTGGACTGCCAGCAGCATCTCTATGAAAAGcatgtgcacacacactttGATGACAATGTCCTGAACTTTGACAACTTCGATtag